A window of Candidatus Nitrospira allomarina genomic DNA:
ATGGCGTTAATGTCGGTGGCAGAAGGCGTGAGCGTGATTTCCGAAACCATTTTTGAAGGACGATTTTTGCACGTCCCGGAACTTCACCGGATGGGAGCGTCGATTGAGATTGATGGCCCGCATGCCGTCGTCAAAGGTGTGCCGTTGCTCACCGGTGCACCCGTCATGGCTTCGGATCTACGCGCCAGTGCAGGCTTGGTCTTGGCTGGGTTAGCGGCTGATGGCGAAACGATTGTGTCCCGAGTTTATCATTTAGACCGCGGCTATGAACGGCTGGAAGAAAAATTTCAGGCCCTGGGTGCGAGGATTGTTCGCGTTCGCGAGGTGGCATGAGCGAAGGGATTACCATTGCCCTTTCCAAGGGTAAACTTCTTGATCCGACTCTTGAATTGTTCCGCCAGGCAGGCTATACGGGATATCATGTCCAAGCGGACGACCGTCGATTAATACTGGAATTTCCGGAGCATGGACACCGGGTCTTAATTGTACGCCCAAGTGATGTGCCGGCCTATGTTGAATATGGCGCAGCCGATTTAGGGGTGGTTGGGAAAGATGTCTTGTTGGAACAAAGCCCGGATGTCTATGAACCGGTTGACTTGAACTTAGGAGTCTGTCGTCTGGTGGTCGCCAGGCCGAACGGGCCACAGCTTGTGCAACGGATGTCTTCCAAGCTTCGGGTGGCAACCAAATATCCCACGATCACCGAACGGTATTTTAACCAGCAGGGGTTGCCTGTGGAATTGATTAAGCTCTACGGGTCGATTGAGTTGGCTCCATTGGTCGGATTGGCCGATCGGATTGTCGATCTGGTTGAGACGGGAAACACTCTGAAAGCCAATAATTTGGTCGAGGATGAAGTGATCGCCTGGTCATCTGCCCGATTGATTGTGAATCGGGCAAGCTTAAAAATGAAATATGCCGTGATTACAGAACTGATTGCCCGGGTGAAGAAAATTCTTTCTCGTTCCCGCTCAAAAAAGGTTCATGCATGAAAATTGTTTCCTACAAGGACCAAGAGTTTTCGCAAGCGGTGAATCGTGTCTGTCAGCGGGCTGCTCAACAAAACGGCAAGGTTGAAAAAGCCGTCAGGACAATATTAGATGCTGTTCGGCAGGAGGGCGATCAGGCACTTCAGCGATTGACCTGGAAGTTCGATCATGTCCGAATCAGTCCTGACAGTCTTCGTGTGACGTCCAAAGACGTCGAGCGTGCATATGCCGAACTACCGTCTTCAGATATTAAAGCGCTGAAATATGCGGCGAATCGTATTCGGACCTTTCATCGTCGACAACGAAGGCAATCCTGGGTCTATCGTCAACAGGGGGTTCAATTAGGTCAACGGATCACGCCGTTAGATACCGTCGGTGTGTATGTTCCAGGCGGAAAAGCCCTGTATCCCTCGTCGGTGCTCATGAATGCCATCCCCGCGAAAGTGGCTGGGGTGAAGCGAGTCGTCATGTGTACGCCGACTCCGAACGGCATCATCCACCCCGCGTTGTTGGTGGCGGCGGATGTTGCTGGAGTGGAGGAAATCTATCGGGTCGGTGGAGCCCAAGCCATTGGGGCCTTGGCTTTTGGCACCCCGACAATCCGGCCCGTGGATAAAATCGTCGGACCCGGGAATTTGTATGTGGCCACGGCCAAACGCCTGGTCTATGGCCAGGTCGACATTGATATGATTGCGGGTCCGAGTGAGTTGCTGGTCATTGCCGATTCCCCAAGTAACCCACGGCATGTGGCGGCTGATCTTCTTTGTGAAGCCGAGCATGATGAGGAAGCCTGTGTCTATCTGGTGACGACTTCTTTGACCCTTGCCAGGCGGGTTGTGACTGAAGTGACCCGCCAACTCGCACAATTGGGACGCCAGGCGATTGCGTCCCGATCAATTCAGAATCATGCCCTGGCATTTGTTGTGCGAACCGTGGATGAGGCCTTTGAACTAGCCAATCGGATTGCGCCCGAGCATTTATCATTAAATATGGATCGGGCGGGAGACTATGTGTCACGGATACGTCATGCGGGTGCCATTTTTGTTGGCCGCTATACCCCTCCTGCGGTGGTGGATTATGTGGCAGGGCCCAATCATGTGTTACCAACTGGTGGAAGTGCCAGATTTTTTTCCTGTTTGGGTGTGGATGAGTACATGAAAACCAGCAATGTGGTGGCCTATTCGAAAGCCGCGTTGCGCAAAGCCCATGCTCCAGTGATGCGGCTGTCTCTGCTGGAAGGCCTGGATGCACATGGGCGATCAATGGAGAGTCGATGGACATGAACCAACATCTTGTTCCCAGAACGGCTTCTCAAGAACGGAAAACCGCGGAAACGGCCATTCGAGTGGAATGGGGCCTCGACGGGTGCGGCAACAATCAGATTAAGACCTCGATCCCGTTTTTGGATCACATGTTGAATTTATTCGGTAAACATGGATTTTTTGATCTGACGGTGGAAGCGAAAGGGGATATCGAGATTGATGACCATCACACGATCGAAGACGTGGGTATTGTCATGGGGCAGGTCTTAACAAAGGCTCTGGGGACCAAAGAGGGCC
This region includes:
- the hisG gene encoding ATP phosphoribosyltransferase, coding for MSEGITIALSKGKLLDPTLELFRQAGYTGYHVQADDRRLILEFPEHGHRVLIVRPSDVPAYVEYGAADLGVVGKDVLLEQSPDVYEPVDLNLGVCRLVVARPNGPQLVQRMSSKLRVATKYPTITERYFNQQGLPVELIKLYGSIELAPLVGLADRIVDLVETGNTLKANNLVEDEVIAWSSARLIVNRASLKMKYAVITELIARVKKILSRSRSKKVHA
- the hisD gene encoding histidinol dehydrogenase, whose product is MKIVSYKDQEFSQAVNRVCQRAAQQNGKVEKAVRTILDAVRQEGDQALQRLTWKFDHVRISPDSLRVTSKDVERAYAELPSSDIKALKYAANRIRTFHRRQRRQSWVYRQQGVQLGQRITPLDTVGVYVPGGKALYPSSVLMNAIPAKVAGVKRVVMCTPTPNGIIHPALLVAADVAGVEEIYRVGGAQAIGALAFGTPTIRPVDKIVGPGNLYVATAKRLVYGQVDIDMIAGPSELLVIADSPSNPRHVAADLLCEAEHDEEACVYLVTTSLTLARRVVTEVTRQLAQLGRQAIASRSIQNHALAFVVRTVDEAFELANRIAPEHLSLNMDRAGDYVSRIRHAGAIFVGRYTPPAVVDYVAGPNHVLPTGGSARFFSCLGVDEYMKTSNVVAYSKAALRKAHAPVMRLSLLEGLDAHGRSMESRWT